A genome region from Natranaeroarchaeum sulfidigenes includes the following:
- a CDS encoding aldo/keto reductase — MSFHRLGFGTYQMTDRSECIDAVTTALDTGYRHLDTAQGYDNETYVGEALADSDVDRADVFVATKLDPGNLAYDDVVETTRESAERLGVDRIDLQYVHWPLDTYDSEATLDGLAAIVEEGLVDHVGLSNFTPELLEEAIEGLDDRGVDLFAHQVECHPLHPQEELRSYAREDDHWLVAYSPIARGEVFDVPEIVDIAEKHNATPAQVSLAWLLDKESVAAIPKSATPAHIRENYGALDISLDPEDVRTIDGIDREYRVVDGDWTPW, encoded by the coding sequence ATGAGCTTCCACCGACTCGGCTTTGGAACCTACCAGATGACCGATCGATCGGAGTGTATCGACGCCGTGACCACCGCCCTCGACACCGGTTACCGGCACCTCGACACCGCACAGGGCTACGACAACGAGACGTACGTCGGCGAGGCGCTGGCCGACTCGGACGTCGACCGTGCGGACGTCTTCGTCGCGACGAAACTCGATCCCGGGAACCTCGCGTACGACGACGTGGTCGAGACGACCCGCGAGAGCGCGGAGCGTCTCGGTGTCGACCGGATCGATCTGCAGTACGTCCACTGGCCGCTCGATACCTACGATTCGGAAGCAACGCTGGACGGGCTCGCCGCCATCGTCGAGGAGGGACTAGTCGATCACGTCGGACTCTCGAACTTCACGCCGGAACTGCTTGAGGAGGCCATAGAGGGACTGGACGACCGGGGCGTCGATCTGTTCGCCCACCAGGTCGAGTGTCATCCGCTCCACCCCCAGGAAGAGCTGCGCTCGTACGCCCGCGAGGACGACCACTGGCTGGTCGCGTACTCGCCGATCGCGCGCGGCGAGGTGTTCGACGTGCCCGAGATCGTCGATATCGCCGAGAAACACAACGCGACTCCGGCACAGGTCAGCCTCGCGTGGCTCCTGGACAAAGAGAGCGTTGCCGCGATCCCGAAGTCGGCGACGCCCGCCCACATCCGGGAGAACTACGGCGCGCTTGACATCTCGCTCGATCCAGAGGACGTCCGCACGATCGACGGGATCGACCGCGAGTATCGAGTGGTCGACGGGGACTGGACCCCGTGGTAG
- a CDS encoding cryptochrome/photolyase family protein → MTVLVLGDGLTHERGPVARRPDEPVLLLEAESFARKLPYHPHKLVLVFSAMRQFRDDLREQGRTVHYQQAESFEEGLARHFAAHPGDELVAMRPASANAADRLDDLITAHGGSIEFVENETFLCSPDEFDQWAGERDGYRHEEFYRFMRRKTGYLMDGDEPVGGEWNYDDQNRETPGEDVDPPDPPAYRPDETTARVIEWVTETFEGSYDGPPYGGDWADPEPFRWPVTREDALDALESFCEDRLPKFGPYQDAMVDDEWGMYHALLSPAINLGLLHPAEVVERVIEAGEREDVPLNSVEGFVRQVIGWREFVRHVYRREMPELAGANQLDADEDLPPAYWTGETDMRCLDDTVGSVRERGYAHHIQRLMVLSNFGLLYGVEPTQLNRWFHAGFVDAFHWVTTPNVVEMGLFGSGVFATKPYASSANYINRMSDYCGNCPYYHTRTTGEGACPFNALYWDFLDRNEDDLRSNHRMGLVYSHLDNKDEEELATIRERATKVKELAASGKL, encoded by the coding sequence ATGACCGTACTCGTGCTTGGCGATGGGCTGACCCATGAGCGGGGACCGGTCGCCCGGCGACCCGACGAGCCAGTCCTGTTACTCGAAGCGGAGTCGTTCGCCCGCAAACTCCCGTATCACCCACACAAGCTCGTGCTCGTGTTTAGCGCGATGCGCCAGTTCCGCGACGACCTCCGGGAACAGGGCCGTACGGTACACTACCAGCAGGCCGAAAGCTTCGAGGAGGGGCTGGCCCGACACTTTGCGGCGCATCCTGGCGACGAACTGGTGGCGATGCGACCGGCAAGCGCGAACGCTGCAGACCGTCTCGACGACCTGATCACGGCACACGGCGGGTCGATCGAGTTCGTCGAAAACGAGACCTTCCTCTGTTCACCCGACGAGTTCGACCAGTGGGCTGGCGAGCGCGACGGCTACCGCCACGAGGAGTTCTATCGGTTCATGCGCCGGAAGACGGGCTACCTGATGGACGGCGACGAGCCGGTCGGCGGGGAGTGGAACTACGACGACCAGAACCGGGAGACGCCGGGAGAGGACGTCGATCCGCCGGACCCACCAGCCTACCGGCCCGACGAGACGACAGCCCGAGTCATCGAGTGGGTCACCGAGACGTTCGAGGGGAGCTACGACGGGCCGCCCTACGGCGGCGACTGGGCCGATCCGGAGCCGTTTCGCTGGCCCGTGACCCGCGAGGATGCTCTCGACGCGCTGGAGTCATTCTGTGAGGATCGGCTCCCGAAGTTCGGCCCCTATCAGGACGCGATGGTCGATGACGAGTGGGGAATGTACCACGCCCTGCTCTCGCCCGCGATCAACCTCGGCCTGCTCCATCCAGCGGAGGTCGTCGAGCGTGTCATCGAGGCAGGCGAGCGTGAGGACGTGCCGCTGAACAGCGTTGAGGGGTTTGTCCGGCAGGTGATCGGCTGGCGCGAGTTCGTCCGTCACGTCTACCGACGCGAGATGCCCGAACTCGCAGGGGCCAACCAGCTGGATGCCGATGAGGATTTACCGCCCGCGTACTGGACCGGCGAGACCGACATGCGCTGTCTCGACGATACCGTCGGGAGCGTCCGCGAGCGGGGCTACGCCCATCACATCCAGCGACTGATGGTCCTCTCGAACTTCGGCCTGCTCTACGGCGTCGAACCCACACAGCTGAACCGCTGGTTCCACGCAGGCTTTGTCGACGCCTTCCACTGGGTAACGACCCCGAACGTCGTCGAGATGGGGCTGTTCGGGAGCGGCGTCTTCGCCACGAAGCCGTACGCATCTTCGGCGAACTACATCAACAGGATGAGCGACTACTGCGGGAACTGCCCGTACTACCACACCAGAACGACGGGCGAGGGAGCCTGTCCGTTCAACGCGCTCTACTGGGACTTTCTCGATCGAAACGAGGACGATCTGCGCAGCAACCACCGGATGGGGCTAGTGTACAGTCATCTGGACAACAAAGACGAGGAGGAGCTGGCGACGATACGGGAACGCGCGACGAAGGTAAAAGAACTCGCGGCGTCGGGGAAGCTGTAA
- a CDS encoding saccharopine dehydrogenase family protein, translated as MSADLLVYGSYGYTGSLVVDHALASGLDPILAGRRAEPVEQQTAELGCRHRVFSLEHPTVVADQLADIDVLVNCAGPFSATADPLVSACLATETHYLDVTGEYQVIDRIADRDRDAEQAGVTLLPAVGFDVVPTDCLAASLASDLPDATRLELAIDGGTTISQGTAKSLVEGLGSPGAVRRDGRLEDVPAAWDSREIDFGNGPESAVTIPWGDVVTAFHSTGIGDIEVYTAVPETGITAMQRTRPLGALLRTEPVQRLLKGLVELSISGPSPEQRAENVCRVWGRVTNDAGESTTGRLRTPDPYETTKLTTVEAARRLLEDDVSSGFQTPSTAFGAGFATEFEGIERVE; from the coding sequence ATGAGCGCTGACCTCCTCGTCTACGGTTCGTACGGCTACACCGGATCGCTGGTCGTCGACCACGCTCTCGCCAGCGGACTCGATCCGATCCTCGCCGGCCGTCGGGCCGAGCCGGTCGAGCAACAGACAGCGGAACTGGGCTGTCGCCATCGCGTGTTCAGCCTCGAACACCCGACTGTCGTCGCCGACCAGCTGGCCGATATCGATGTCCTGGTGAACTGTGCGGGGCCGTTCTCCGCGACGGCGGATCCACTCGTCTCGGCGTGTCTGGCGACCGAAACACACTACCTCGATGTCACGGGCGAGTACCAGGTTATCGACCGAATCGCCGACCGAGATCGGGACGCCGAGCAGGCGGGCGTCACGCTGCTTCCGGCGGTCGGCTTCGATGTCGTTCCGACTGACTGTCTGGCCGCGAGTCTGGCGAGCGACCTGCCCGATGCGACGCGGCTCGAACTCGCCATCGACGGCGGGACGACCATCTCACAGGGTACTGCAAAATCGCTTGTCGAGGGGCTCGGCTCGCCCGGCGCGGTCCGGCGCGATGGACGACTCGAAGACGTCCCTGCGGCGTGGGATTCCCGCGAGATCGACTTCGGTAACGGTCCCGAATCGGCGGTGACGATCCCGTGGGGCGATGTCGTCACCGCGTTCCACTCGACCGGAATCGGCGACATTGAGGTGTACACCGCGGTGCCCGAGACAGGGATTACCGCGATGCAGCGGACGCGTCCGCTCGGTGCCCTGCTCCGGACGGAGCCTGTCCAGCGGCTCCTCAAGGGGCTGGTTGAACTGTCGATCTCCGGTCCGTCGCCGGAACAGCGGGCCGAGAACGTCTGTCGGGTCTGGGGGCGGGTCACGAACGATGCGGGCGAGAGCACTACCGGGCGGCTCCGAACGCCAGACCCGTACGAGACGACGAAGCTGACGACAGTCGAGGCGGCGAGACGTCTCCTCGAAGACGACGTTTCGAGCGGCTTTCAGACCCCGTCGACGGCCTTCGGGGCCGGATTTGCGACCGAGTTCGAGGGCATCGAGCGCGTAGAGTAG
- the glpK gene encoding glycerol kinase GlpK, which yields MTDNTYVGAVDQGTTGTRFMVFDHSGQVVANAYEKHVQQYPQPGWVEHDPHEIWENTKAVTERALDAANLSADQLEAIGVTNQRETTLLWDADTGRPLHNALVWQDRRTTDRVERLRNEGKADDVQAKTGLEPDAYFSATKAEWLLDNADPITTRRARPVDVRERASAGEVLFGTIDTWLIYNLTGNHVTDVTNASRTMLFDIHEMEWDDELCEEFRVPKEVLPEVRPSSDENYYGYTDPDGFLGEEIPVAGALGDQQAALFGQTCFDAGDAKNTYGTGSFFLMNTGNEAVTSDNGLLTTVGFQRSGEPVQYALEGSIFITGAAIEWLEDMTIIDAPAETEKLARSVDSTDGVYFVPAFTGLGAPHWDQRARGTLVGLTRGTRREHIVRATLESIAYQTRDVAEAMEADSGIDMGALRVDGGAVKNNFLCQLQSDIIGSGIVRPQVDETTALGSAYAAGLAVGYWSDLDELTANWQVDRQFEPEMEAERADRRYEQWSDAVERSLDWSGE from the coding sequence ATGACAGACAACACCTATGTTGGCGCAGTCGACCAGGGAACGACAGGAACACGCTTTATGGTGTTCGATCACAGCGGGCAGGTTGTTGCGAACGCCTACGAGAAACATGTACAGCAGTATCCGCAACCGGGCTGGGTCGAGCACGATCCCCACGAGATCTGGGAGAACACGAAAGCGGTTACCGAACGGGCCCTCGACGCTGCAAACCTCTCCGCGGACCAGCTGGAAGCGATCGGCGTGACGAACCAGCGCGAGACGACGCTGCTGTGGGACGCCGACACCGGGCGACCGCTCCACAACGCACTGGTCTGGCAGGACCGCCGGACGACCGATCGCGTCGAGAGGCTCCGGAACGAGGGAAAAGCCGATGACGTACAGGCCAAGACCGGTCTGGAACCCGACGCGTACTTCTCGGCGACGAAGGCCGAGTGGCTGCTCGACAACGCCGACCCGATCACAACCCGGCGCGCACGTCCCGTCGACGTTCGCGAGCGTGCGAGTGCGGGAGAGGTACTGTTTGGAACGATCGACACCTGGCTGATCTACAATCTGACGGGCAATCACGTCACGGATGTGACGAACGCCTCCCGGACGATGCTGTTCGATATCCACGAGATGGAGTGGGACGACGAACTCTGTGAGGAGTTCCGCGTGCCAAAGGAGGTGCTACCGGAAGTGCGTCCCTCCAGCGACGAGAACTACTACGGCTACACCGACCCAGACGGCTTCCTCGGGGAGGAGATTCCGGTCGCGGGCGCACTTGGCGACCAGCAGGCCGCGCTGTTCGGGCAGACCTGCTTCGATGCGGGTGATGCGAAAAATACCTACGGGACGGGTAGTTTCTTCCTGATGAACACGGGCAACGAAGCCGTCACCAGCGACAACGGTCTGCTGACGACGGTTGGCTTCCAGCGCTCGGGCGAACCCGTCCAGTACGCGCTGGAAGGGTCGATCTTCATCACCGGCGCGGCGATCGAGTGGCTCGAAGATATGACGATTATCGACGCCCCTGCCGAGACTGAAAAGCTCGCACGGAGCGTCGACTCGACTGACGGTGTCTACTTCGTCCCCGCTTTTACTGGTCTCGGCGCGCCCCACTGGGACCAGCGTGCGCGCGGAACGCTTGTCGGACTAACCAGAGGGACGCGACGTGAGCACATCGTGCGGGCGACGCTCGAATCCATCGCGTATCAGACGCGTGACGTGGCCGAAGCGATGGAAGCCGACAGCGGCATCGACATGGGTGCGCTACGTGTCGACGGCGGGGCTGTCAAAAACAACTTCCTCTGTCAGCTCCAGTCCGATATCATCGGTTCGGGAATCGTCCGACCACAGGTCGACGAGACGACGGCACTGGGGTCGGCATACGCGGCCGGTCTCGCCGTCGGCTACTGGTCTGACCTTGACGAACTCACCGCGAACTGGCAGGTTGACCGACAGTTCGAGCCCGAGATGGAGGCCGAACGTGCAGACCGTCGGTACGAGCAGTGGTCGGATGCGGTCGAGCGTTCACTTGACTGGTCAGGGGAGTGA